One part of the Cystobacter ferrugineus genome encodes these proteins:
- a CDS encoding iron-containing redox enzyme family protein: MDTSSLLKSGALLPLWQSLQNALAYQPGQGWQMESPYRRPTDLAGLPLEALDEPLRRDTLCSRRSLVLNRLLFNVYEQNNLYLPPSRFSEEDTRAFHGYYAPDFVAANALVRPVLERTCFDWLSQEISVDGPWTLAHLEEYTQKLLTDYEATPSELCRRIENTACPERAARLFLLQVAPDFLSEASQMARALPGNFGPVHSELMKIFIDEFGYGVHQSKHSTLFEETMASVGLSPRVHTHYYWYLPTSLLMTSYFHWITASKTRWFEYVGALYWIEAVVPHGNRQFSKLLKKFFGPNVNTRYFDEHVGIDLHHRRMAFDKLIRPMVALYGDEVIPAMVRGIEASRLLGDLNERDFFAQMDFCEALHAGQVSAPFDAAQTRELPAGHFIEPHVHDTPQVLGVVRGQVEVDAGYLAPRVLGPGESVAVPAERMVGARVLGEGALVTFAPLASGAARG, encoded by the coding sequence ATGGACACCTCCTCGCTGCTCAAGTCCGGTGCCCTCCTTCCGCTGTGGCAGTCCCTGCAGAACGCCCTGGCCTACCAGCCGGGCCAGGGCTGGCAGATGGAGAGCCCCTACCGCCGCCCCACCGACCTCGCCGGGCTGCCGCTGGAGGCGCTCGACGAGCCGCTGCGCCGCGACACCCTGTGCTCGCGCCGCTCGCTGGTGCTCAACCGGCTGCTCTTCAACGTCTACGAGCAGAACAACCTCTACCTGCCCCCCTCGCGCTTCAGCGAGGAGGACACCCGTGCCTTCCACGGCTACTACGCCCCGGACTTCGTGGCGGCCAACGCCCTGGTGCGCCCCGTGCTCGAGCGCACCTGCTTCGACTGGCTCTCCCAGGAGATCTCCGTCGACGGGCCGTGGACGCTCGCGCACCTGGAGGAGTACACCCAGAAGCTGCTCACGGACTACGAGGCCACCCCCAGCGAGCTGTGCCGGCGCATCGAGAACACCGCCTGCCCCGAGCGCGCCGCGCGCCTCTTCCTGCTCCAGGTCGCCCCCGACTTCCTCTCCGAGGCCTCGCAGATGGCGCGCGCCCTGCCCGGCAACTTCGGGCCCGTGCACTCGGAGTTGATGAAGATCTTCATCGACGAGTTCGGCTACGGCGTGCACCAGTCCAAGCACTCCACCCTCTTCGAGGAGACCATGGCCTCGGTGGGGCTCAGCCCCCGGGTGCACACGCACTACTACTGGTACCTGCCCACCTCGCTGCTGATGACCAGCTACTTCCACTGGATCACCGCCAGCAAGACGCGCTGGTTCGAGTACGTGGGAGCGCTCTACTGGATCGAAGCCGTCGTGCCGCACGGCAACCGGCAGTTCAGCAAGCTGCTCAAGAAGTTCTTCGGCCCGAACGTCAACACGCGCTACTTCGACGAGCACGTGGGCATCGATCTGCACCACCGGCGCATGGCCTTCGACAAGCTCATCCGGCCCATGGTCGCGCTGTACGGCGACGAGGTCATCCCGGCGATGGTGCGCGGCATCGAGGCGAGCCGGCTGCTGGGCGATCTCAACGAGCGCGACTTCTTCGCGCAGATGGACTTCTGCGAGGCGCTGCACGCCGGACAGGTCTCGGCGCCCTTCGACGCGGCCCAGACGCGCGAGCTGCCCGCGGGGCACTTCATCGAGCCGCACGTGCATGACACGCCCCAGGTGCTCGGCGTGGTGCGTGGCCAGGTGGAGGTGGACGCGGGCTACCTGGCCCCGCGCGTGCTCGGGCCGGGCGAGTCGGTGGCGGTGCCCGCCGAGCGCATGGTGGGCGCGCGCGTGCTCGGTGAGGGCGCGCTCGTGACGTTCGCGCCCCTGGCCTCCGGAGCCGCGCGGGGATGA
- a CDS encoding aspartyl/asparaginyl beta-hydroxylase domain-containing protein: protein MARPAPAFLTPQVLQSVQHGVMQLIERFGEKELERVLHAVAIITGDAPEPQLDPMQRPGMLYIPGLPERRWTDADTYPETRQVADILREAWPKMREEYLAFMAAQGRLQSYVPPEQAERYLQAGMTRFDDWSGLFMNRDGRKYEEHYEAMPETARTLERLAPYLMVQHESFFSVFRPGTVLKPHCDATNAKLSVHLGVIIPEKCGIKVGGIERRWVEGETYYFDETFEHEAWNLDTTPRVCFLSDIWHPELTQVERIALSALIETATSQGNLAA from the coding sequence TTGGCCCGTCCTGCCCCCGCCTTCCTCACGCCGCAAGTCCTCCAGTCCGTCCAGCACGGCGTCATGCAGCTCATCGAGCGCTTCGGCGAGAAGGAGCTCGAGCGCGTGCTGCACGCCGTCGCCATCATCACCGGCGATGCGCCCGAGCCCCAGCTCGATCCGATGCAGCGCCCCGGCATGCTCTACATCCCCGGCCTGCCGGAGCGGCGCTGGACGGATGCCGACACGTACCCGGAGACGCGCCAGGTGGCGGACATCCTGCGCGAGGCCTGGCCGAAGATGCGCGAGGAGTACCTCGCGTTCATGGCGGCCCAGGGGCGCTTGCAGTCCTACGTCCCGCCCGAGCAGGCCGAGCGCTACCTCCAGGCGGGCATGACGCGCTTCGACGACTGGTCCGGCCTGTTCATGAATCGCGACGGCCGCAAGTACGAGGAGCACTACGAGGCGATGCCGGAGACGGCGCGCACCCTCGAGCGGCTCGCGCCCTACCTGATGGTGCAGCACGAGAGCTTCTTCTCGGTGTTCCGGCCGGGCACGGTGCTCAAGCCGCACTGTGACGCCACCAACGCCAAGCTCTCGGTGCACCTGGGCGTCATCATCCCGGAGAAGTGCGGCATCAAGGTGGGCGGAATCGAGCGCCGCTGGGTCGAGGGCGAGACGTACTACTTCGACGAGACGTTCGAGCACGAGGCGTGGAACCTCGACACCACGCCGCGCGTGTGCTTCCTCTCGGACATCTGGCACCCCGAGCTCACCCAGGTGGAGCGCATCGCGCTGTCCGCGCTCATCGAGACCGCGACGAGCCAGGGCAACCTCGCGGCCTGA
- a CDS encoding spermidine synthase has protein sequence MAPSSATPSWLLPGYLHVLAFLGGFNVMLLEMCGFRVLQTTFGSSIYVTGVLLALVMIALSVGYFLGGRFSHRFGSLEFLLGVLVSAAVYVFVVDLLLAEAVLDACFHLRETFSGTLTQHVIPPAVATLVLYGPPMLALSHVSPYLIKLLTSQPDLTGSRGVGATAGNLMAVSNVGSIAGTSLPSFVLIPQLGVPTTLGIFLGSLGGVVVAGFLLSRRRAVAAAVASLVLVGVATGPELARARAAASAGDSAPVFSAESLYGNVKIFRSTDRDGDEHLEYMPSRDFVHSNVYPGRPLKDQFTTSYVNMGLARGARRYLVLGVALGGGVAAVLAADPEAQVTAVEIDPLVARLARRFVPALEDPRVRMVVQDARLFLREDTGTYDYIVADVFAGEQIPAHCITQEFFALARERLAEDGVLFLNSNLWDYRITSGLEQPEPSVPVRHVQSALLHAGFASLFQNDFFEHGHIYAFRQPTSLESVRRLLSERALDSRIEPNLRASLAVASLSLMEVPAERRELRPITDAWVPEHQLHLKGNIEQYLVALQDARSRPEWKRVVEQEGAGQLRFISASHYARVGEVFSPGYEGYKAYIQHNGTELCRDVLGWAAQQQGDPYPELLSFVHTRVLKRCERAFTSAELPIPTEGAAPLVRQYAAAATLVDENQGEKALPLLTGLLARRP, from the coding sequence ATGGCTCCCTCTTCCGCCACCCCCTCCTGGCTCCTACCGGGCTATCTGCACGTGCTCGCCTTCCTCGGCGGCTTCAACGTGATGCTGCTGGAGATGTGCGGCTTCCGGGTGTTGCAGACCACCTTCGGCTCGTCCATCTACGTCACCGGCGTGCTGCTCGCGTTGGTGATGATCGCGCTCTCCGTGGGCTACTTCCTGGGAGGCCGCTTCTCGCACCGCTTCGGCTCCCTGGAGTTCCTGCTGGGCGTGCTGGTATCGGCCGCCGTCTATGTATTCGTGGTGGATCTGCTGCTGGCCGAGGCCGTACTCGATGCGTGCTTCCACCTGCGCGAGACCTTCTCCGGCACGTTGACTCAGCACGTCATTCCCCCCGCGGTGGCCACCCTGGTGCTCTACGGGCCACCCATGCTGGCGCTCAGCCACGTGTCGCCCTACCTCATCAAGCTGCTCACCTCGCAGCCGGACCTCACCGGGTCGCGTGGGGTGGGCGCCACCGCCGGCAACCTCATGGCCGTCTCCAACGTGGGCAGCATCGCCGGCACCTCGCTGCCCTCGTTCGTGCTCATCCCCCAGCTCGGCGTGCCCACCACGCTCGGCATCTTCCTCGGCTCGCTCGGAGGCGTGGTGGTGGCGGGCTTCCTCCTGTCGCGCCGGCGCGCCGTGGCCGCCGCGGTGGCCTCGCTGGTGCTGGTGGGCGTGGCCACCGGGCCGGAGCTGGCGCGCGCCCGGGCCGCCGCCTCGGCGGGCGACTCGGCGCCGGTGTTCTCCGCCGAGTCCCTCTACGGCAACGTGAAGATCTTCCGCTCCACCGACCGTGATGGCGATGAGCACCTGGAGTACATGCCCTCGCGCGACTTCGTGCACTCCAACGTGTACCCGGGGCGCCCGCTCAAGGATCAGTTCACCACCTCCTACGTCAACATGGGGCTGGCGCGCGGGGCCAGGCGCTATCTGGTGCTCGGCGTGGCGCTGGGCGGAGGCGTGGCGGCCGTGCTCGCCGCGGACCCCGAGGCCCAGGTGACGGCGGTGGAGATCGATCCGCTCGTGGCGCGGCTCGCCCGCCGCTTCGTGCCCGCGCTCGAGGATCCACGCGTGCGCATGGTGGTCCAGGACGCCCGGCTCTTCCTGCGCGAGGACACCGGCACCTACGACTACATCGTCGCGGATGTCTTCGCCGGGGAGCAGATCCCCGCCCACTGCATCACCCAGGAGTTCTTCGCGCTGGCGCGGGAGCGGCTCGCCGAGGACGGCGTGCTCTTCCTCAACAGCAACCTGTGGGACTACCGCATCACCAGCGGGCTGGAGCAGCCGGAGCCCTCGGTGCCGGTGCGGCACGTGCAATCGGCGCTGCTGCACGCCGGCTTCGCCTCGCTCTTCCAGAACGACTTCTTCGAGCACGGCCACATCTACGCCTTCCGCCAGCCCACCTCGCTGGAGTCCGTGCGCCGGCTGCTCAGCGAGCGGGCCCTGGACTCCCGCATCGAGCCCAACCTGCGCGCCTCGCTGGCGGTGGCCTCCCTGTCGCTGATGGAGGTGCCCGCGGAGCGGCGCGAGCTGCGGCCCATCACCGACGCGTGGGTGCCCGAGCACCAGCTCCACCTCAAGGGCAATATCGAGCAGTACCTCGTCGCGCTCCAGGACGCCCGCTCGCGCCCCGAGTGGAAGCGCGTGGTGGAGCAGGAGGGCGCCGGACAGCTCCGCTTCATCAGCGCGAGCCACTACGCCCGGGTGGGCGAGGTCTTCTCGCCCGGCTACGAGGGGTACAAGGCCTACATCCAGCACAACGGCACGGAGTTGTGCCGGGACGTGCTCGGCTGGGCCGCCCAGCAACAGGGCGACCCGTACCCGGAGCTGCTCAGCTTCGTGCATACCCGCGTGCTCAAGCGGTGCGAGCGCGCCTTCACGAGCGCCGAGCTGCCCATCCCCACCGAGGGCGCCGCGCCCCTGGTGCGCCAGTACGCCGCGGCGGCCACCCTGGTGGATGAGAACCAGGGGGAGAAGGCACTGCCCCTGCTCACCGGGTTGCTCGCCCGCCGCCCCTGA
- a CDS encoding arginase family protein, protein MSSPLLQFATCADERQARTVLFGANTQGAGFSESARGKSGEPRSLFSADFVREADNESPSLTESLADGASVFDAGNLALHGLPVEAQMARARARFLEVFQRGQRAVALGGDHLLKYAAFSAVSAAFEDCGIVYLDAHPDCALEERLFFGSILHHAWQLPHVRPDRTSLLALRQVNAREREGLRHWKPGIVHALEFCERGLPAVLESLVAQLGPVRRVFVSVDLDGLAPHEVPAVEAPYPGGPTLREILVVLRALAERYELVGMDISEFIPEVDPVKLTALAAARLAKEFALLPPPRNQR, encoded by the coding sequence ATGAGCAGCCCCCTCCTTCAGTTCGCCACCTGCGCCGACGAGCGCCAGGCCCGTACCGTCCTCTTCGGCGCCAACACCCAGGGCGCCGGCTTCTCCGAGAGCGCCCGGGGCAAGTCCGGGGAGCCCCGGTCCCTCTTCTCCGCGGACTTCGTGCGCGAGGCGGACAACGAGTCGCCCTCACTCACCGAGTCCCTCGCCGATGGCGCCTCGGTCTTCGACGCGGGCAATCTCGCGCTGCACGGGCTGCCCGTGGAGGCGCAGATGGCGCGGGCGCGCGCGCGCTTCCTGGAGGTGTTCCAGCGCGGCCAGCGCGCGGTGGCCCTCGGGGGCGATCACCTGCTCAAGTACGCGGCCTTCTCGGCGGTGAGCGCGGCCTTCGAGGACTGCGGCATCGTCTACCTCGACGCCCACCCGGATTGCGCCCTCGAAGAGCGGCTCTTCTTCGGCTCCATCCTCCACCACGCCTGGCAACTGCCCCACGTGCGCCCGGATCGCACCAGCCTGCTGGCGCTGCGGCAGGTGAATGCGCGCGAGCGCGAGGGACTGCGGCACTGGAAGCCCGGCATCGTCCATGCCCTCGAGTTCTGCGAGCGGGGGCTGCCGGCGGTGCTCGAATCGCTGGTGGCGCAGCTCGGGCCGGTGCGGCGCGTCTTCGTGTCGGTGGACCTGGACGGGCTCGCGCCCCACGAGGTGCCCGCGGTGGAGGCGCCCTATCCGGGGGGCCCCACGCTGCGGGAAATCCTCGTGGTGCTGCGCGCGCTCGCCGAGCGCTACGAGCTGGTGGGCATGGACATCTCCGAGTTCATTCCGGAGGTGGACCCCGTGAAGTTGACCGCGCTGGCCGCGGCGCGGCTGGCCAAGGAGTTCGCGCTCCTGCCTCCGCCGCGGAACCAGCGCTGA
- a CDS encoding Rieske 2Fe-2S domain-containing protein has protein sequence MIVRFEARHWERVRVGGEHYLCLKQGEGLVVIHERCRHRGGPLGLGTWNEKTQCVVCPWHELENTPRDMARRQVPSVRVGQSMTIVVPEPA, from the coding sequence ATGATCGTCCGGTTCGAGGCGCGGCACTGGGAGCGGGTGCGGGTGGGCGGTGAGCACTACCTGTGTCTGAAGCAGGGCGAGGGGCTCGTGGTCATCCACGAGCGCTGCCGGCACCGCGGCGGCCCGCTGGGCCTGGGCACGTGGAACGAGAAGACCCAGTGTGTCGTCTGCCCCTGGCACGAGCTGGAGAACACACCCCGGGACATGGCGCGCCGCCAGGTGCCCTCGGTCCGGGTGGGGCAGTCGATGACCATCGTGGTGCCCGAGCCGGCCTGA
- a CDS encoding fatty acid desaturase family protein, translating to MKIWKHTRRDAAMLALSLAQTATTFALAATWDGASWPWRLGGACLLVLMMTYNIIVISHLFTHVPWFESRRLNGLASMLNSLNIGQSVQRYQLFHVRNHHRYNNDRKGPDGKTKDLTSTFLDGEGGEHDGLFHYAFVGAVSTLGTTARALLSATRLWRVGEHEQELIDLAAKDPARREQELHQVRMDRLAHFVGVCIFLALSWRWTLFCYLPAFYLALALVNVQNYFEHFGAAPESRYTDSVSYYGRLYNLLAFNDGYHQEHHLRPQTHWSRMPEVRREHAARLEGAERIISPVPALLGFLHRDRPLLHRRPVVTAPAEEPSDTFSATG from the coding sequence ATGAAGATCTGGAAGCATACGCGCCGCGACGCGGCAATGTTGGCGCTGAGCCTCGCCCAGACGGCGACGACGTTCGCGCTGGCGGCCACCTGGGATGGGGCCTCCTGGCCCTGGCGGCTGGGCGGCGCGTGTCTGCTGGTGCTGATGATGACGTACAACATCATCGTCATCTCGCACCTCTTCACGCACGTGCCTTGGTTCGAGTCGCGGCGGCTCAACGGGCTGGCGTCGATGCTCAACTCGCTCAACATCGGCCAGTCGGTGCAGCGCTATCAGTTGTTTCACGTGCGCAACCACCACCGCTACAACAACGATCGGAAGGGTCCGGATGGGAAGACGAAGGATCTGACCTCCACCTTCCTGGATGGCGAGGGCGGCGAGCACGACGGCCTCTTCCATTATGCCTTTGTCGGAGCGGTCTCCACGCTGGGCACCACCGCACGGGCGCTGCTGTCGGCCACGCGGTTGTGGCGGGTGGGTGAGCACGAGCAGGAGCTGATCGATCTGGCGGCGAAGGACCCGGCCCGGCGCGAGCAGGAGCTGCACCAGGTCCGGATGGATCGCCTGGCGCACTTCGTCGGCGTGTGCATCTTCCTGGCCCTGTCGTGGCGCTGGACGCTCTTCTGCTACCTGCCCGCCTTCTACCTGGCGCTCGCACTGGTGAACGTGCAGAACTACTTCGAGCACTTCGGAGCGGCCCCCGAGAGCCGTTACACGGACTCGGTGAGCTACTACGGCCGGCTCTACAACCTGCTTGCCTTCAACGACGGCTACCACCAGGAGCACCACCTGCGGCCGCAGACTCATTGGAGCCGCATGCCCGAGGTGCGGCGCGAGCATGCCGCCCGGCTGGAGGGCGCCGAGCGCATCATCTCGCCGGTGCCCGCGCTGCTGGGCTTCCTGCACCGCGACCGGCCTCTGTTGCACCGCCGTCCCGTCGTCACGGCCCCCGCGGAAGAGCCTTCCGACACGTTCTCCGCCACCGGGTGA
- a CDS encoding carbohydrate binding family 9 domain-containing protein, with translation MAMWRRSAAPRSWGVLLALLAPGKASAQEDGVGPLAGFEAARTGEPPRVDGRLDEPTWSQVPVFSRFHQNFPTFGAPPSEHTEVRVLYDDSNLYVGVRCLDSQPQSINTQLGRRDQLPASDVVRVMIDSLHDRRNGVVFALSAGGTQEDARITHDTQVDPAWDGDWEGATTLDERGWSAELRIPLRLLRFPLAEEQRWGLHVRRQIARTHEQLDSVPLPREVNALVSRFTELRSLRRLDPPRQLTLVPYLASRVALRPGLEQGPRVWEPSLDVGVDVQAHLSSDLSLSLTINPDFAQVEADQLLVNLSRTEAYFPEKRPFFLDGLELFSPVVVDSDLAEQTLFYTRRIGLELPLLGAAKFRGSVGERVQVGVLDAVVAGVANPSGQQEVPDSRLRFHPLRPLHFAPNSSLPASVGPPTNFFASVARVQLGELGTVGATATLATPLSSECHMGVREEGCTPTGGRSAGVDLALRSPSGDYTLAAQLSGSQVTGGPAGGTRLSDGTLLRDRDAGFGLHVTGGKIGGEPWRVRVSYAHTSPRLNLNPTGYQPLQNEQALRLEPEYVRMDLAGLPEAAVGLRLSSRWSTDARTLPLGSSVSAVVRAVFPDSTSGDCDAGVEVGMRSLREVEGAGVAFERPAFGFAGCSISTDASRPLSVEGLVYVERLLSAYSPRWLSTQYVTLDATWRPLPRLQTSLGAAYDNTFEGPRWLSTGEDGVHRFGELTPRFLTLTLRQLVVLSPTLTLQAYAQLFSGFGRYARFTEMAAGPGSVLRLTELRPTSVDEDPSFQTTALNLNLVLRWQYALGSTLYVVYARSQEVTPAPGEPVTLTLWPRGLSRGAATDSLMMKLSYAW, from the coding sequence ATGGCGATGTGGAGGCGGAGCGCCGCCCCTCGTTCCTGGGGGGTGCTGTTGGCACTGCTGGCGCCCGGAAAGGCCAGTGCCCAGGAGGACGGCGTGGGGCCGCTGGCGGGCTTCGAGGCCGCGCGCACCGGGGAGCCCCCTCGCGTGGATGGCCGCCTGGACGAGCCCACCTGGAGTCAGGTGCCCGTCTTCTCGCGCTTCCACCAGAACTTTCCCACCTTCGGCGCGCCGCCCAGCGAGCACACCGAGGTGCGCGTCCTCTACGACGACTCCAACCTCTACGTGGGCGTGCGCTGCCTCGACAGCCAACCCCAGTCCATCAACACCCAGCTCGGGCGGCGCGATCAACTGCCCGCCTCGGATGTGGTGCGGGTGATGATCGACAGCCTGCACGACCGGCGCAACGGCGTCGTCTTCGCCCTGAGCGCGGGGGGCACTCAGGAGGACGCGCGCATCACCCACGACACCCAGGTGGACCCGGCCTGGGACGGAGACTGGGAAGGCGCCACCACGCTGGACGAGCGGGGCTGGTCCGCCGAGCTGCGCATTCCCCTGCGGCTGTTGCGCTTCCCCCTGGCGGAAGAGCAGCGCTGGGGCCTGCACGTGCGGCGGCAGATCGCCCGCACCCACGAGCAGCTCGACTCGGTGCCGCTGCCGCGCGAGGTGAACGCGCTGGTGTCCCGCTTCACCGAGTTGCGCTCGCTGCGCCGGTTGGATCCGCCCCGGCAGCTCACGCTCGTGCCCTACCTGGCCTCGCGCGTGGCGCTGCGCCCGGGGCTGGAGCAGGGCCCGCGCGTCTGGGAGCCCTCGCTGGACGTGGGCGTGGATGTCCAGGCCCACCTCTCCAGCGATCTCTCGCTCTCCCTCACCATCAACCCGGACTTCGCCCAGGTCGAGGCGGACCAGCTCCTGGTCAACCTCAGCCGCACCGAGGCCTACTTCCCGGAGAAGCGGCCCTTCTTCCTGGATGGGCTGGAGCTCTTCTCCCCCGTGGTGGTGGACAGCGACCTGGCCGAGCAGACGCTCTTCTATACGCGCCGCATCGGGTTGGAGCTGCCGCTGCTGGGCGCGGCGAAGTTCCGGGGCTCGGTGGGCGAGCGGGTACAGGTGGGCGTGCTGGACGCGGTGGTCGCCGGCGTCGCCAACCCGAGCGGACAGCAGGAGGTGCCCGACTCCCGCCTCCGCTTCCACCCGCTGCGCCCGCTGCACTTCGCTCCCAACTCGTCGTTGCCCGCGAGCGTGGGGCCCCCCACCAACTTCTTCGCGAGCGTGGCCCGGGTGCAGTTGGGCGAGCTGGGAACGGTGGGCGCCACCGCCACCCTCGCCACGCCGCTGTCCTCCGAGTGCCACATGGGCGTGCGCGAGGAGGGGTGTACGCCCACCGGTGGCCGCTCGGCGGGGGTGGATCTGGCGCTGCGCAGCCCCTCCGGGGACTACACCCTGGCGGCGCAGCTCTCCGGCTCGCAGGTGACGGGCGGCCCGGCCGGTGGAACGCGGCTGAGCGATGGCACCCTGCTGAGGGACCGGGACGCGGGCTTCGGCCTCCATGTCACGGGTGGGAAGATCGGCGGCGAGCCCTGGCGCGTGCGCGTCTCCTACGCCCACACCTCGCCCCGGTTGAACCTCAACCCCACCGGCTACCAGCCCCTGCAGAACGAGCAGGCGCTCCGGCTCGAGCCGGAGTACGTCCGCATGGACCTCGCCGGCCTGCCCGAGGCGGCGGTGGGACTGCGCTTGTCGTCGCGCTGGTCCACCGACGCGCGCACCCTGCCGCTGGGCTCGAGTGTGTCGGCCGTCGTGCGCGCCGTGTTCCCCGACTCCACTTCCGGCGACTGTGACGCGGGCGTGGAGGTGGGCATGCGCAGCCTGCGCGAGGTGGAGGGCGCCGGCGTGGCCTTCGAGCGTCCCGCGTTCGGCTTCGCCGGCTGTTCCATCTCCACCGACGCGAGCCGCCCCCTGTCCGTCGAGGGACTCGTCTACGTCGAGCGCCTGCTGAGCGCGTATTCGCCCCGCTGGCTCAGCACGCAGTACGTCACGCTGGACGCCACCTGGAGGCCCCTGCCCCGCCTCCAGACGTCGCTCGGCGCCGCCTACGACAACACCTTCGAGGGCCCCCGTTGGTTGAGCACTGGCGAGGACGGAGTGCACCGCTTCGGAGAGCTGACGCCCCGCTTCCTCACCCTCACCCTGCGCCAGCTCGTGGTGCTCTCGCCCACGCTCACCCTCCAGGCCTACGCCCAGCTCTTCAGCGGCTTCGGCCGCTACGCGCGCTTCACCGAGATGGCCGCCGGGCCCGGCTCCGTGCTGCGGCTGACGGAGCTGCGGCCCACCTCCGTGGACGAGGATCCCAGCTTCCAGACCACGGCGCTCAACCTCAACCTCGTGCTGCGCTGGCAATACGCGCTCGGCTCCACCCTCTATGTCGTCTACGCGCGCTCGCAGGAGGTGACGCCCGCGCCGGGAGAGCCGGTGACCCTCACCTTGTGGCCCCGGGGCCTGTCACGGGGGGCCGCCACCGACTCCTTGATGATGAAGCTCAGCTACGCGTGGTGA